The following are encoded together in the Bacillus sp. NP157 genome:
- a CDS encoding zinc-dependent peptidase, with amino-acid sequence MTLWQSVLARFRAPVPPIDDQAWKQAVARVPLARSLDAPRLHYLRQLAALFLHTKRFHALNGAELDDFWKLAIAMQASLPALPRGPKAFKGWTNVLIYPGEFNVRRSHYDAHSGVVTESDDTLIGEAWDRGPMVLSLADVRLDLEAPWDGYNVVVHEMAHKLDMLAGPASGVPPMLPGMNRREWIETMQAAFDRLVKNVDRGRETAIDPYGAEAPEEFFAVTSEMHFSQPARLKQAEPKVAKLLGDFYGPPPAPAIPPP; translated from the coding sequence GTGACGCTTTGGCAGTCCGTGCTCGCGCGATTTCGTGCGCCGGTTCCCCCGATCGACGACCAGGCCTGGAAACAGGCGGTGGCCCGCGTGCCACTCGCCCGCTCCCTCGATGCACCCCGCCTGCACTACCTGCGCCAGCTCGCGGCGTTGTTCCTGCATACCAAGCGCTTCCATGCCCTGAACGGCGCGGAGCTGGACGACTTCTGGAAGCTGGCCATCGCCATGCAGGCCAGCCTGCCCGCCCTGCCGCGGGGACCGAAGGCGTTCAAGGGCTGGACCAACGTGCTCATCTATCCCGGCGAGTTCAACGTGCGTCGCAGCCACTACGACGCACACAGCGGCGTGGTGACCGAAAGCGACGACACGCTCATCGGCGAAGCGTGGGACCGCGGGCCGATGGTGCTCTCGCTGGCCGACGTTCGGCTCGACCTGGAAGCACCCTGGGATGGCTACAACGTCGTGGTGCATGAGATGGCGCACAAGCTCGACATGCTGGCCGGGCCGGCGAGCGGCGTGCCACCGATGCTGCCAGGGATGAACCGGCGCGAATGGATCGAAACGATGCAGGCGGCGTTCGACCGGTTGGTGAAGAACGTCGACCGCGGCCGCGAGACGGCGATCGATCCGTACGGCGCGGAAGCACCCGAAGAGTTCTTCGCGGTGACCAGCGAGATGCATTTCTCGCAGCCCGCGCGGTTGAAGCAGGCCGAGCCGAAGGTGGCGAAGTTGCTGGGTGATTTCTACGGCCCGCCGCCCGCACCGGCAATCCCACCACCGTAG
- a CDS encoding GHKL domain-containing protein: MDTASPTKRRPLSLAARAALATGFALAAFLGLTGLAQNKANYASELSAMHDRLHNYAIAYITGTDITRGGKVTTPDSQPNPDFSRPGSGLYAVIVGNDNFRWESSSTLDRNFNFDFVRMLKPGETAFEPVETRNGRLYVFSYGVSLDSTEKRSVPLTFAVAQTEDQFERQVATYRRTQFLWLAMLGMMLMLLQLFLLRWSLLPLRRVSSDLAHIERGTRDHLDGPYPVELTVLTRRLNAFIDSEREQRSRYRDTLADLAHSLKTPLAVVRSQLETNSDARTLRGDILDQVRKMDEIVAYQLSRAATSGRRTIATEEPIAGHAEDLVQSLEKVYAAKNVLCEFELDEGVAFPGEQGDLLELMGNLVENAFKWATHRVLLTVRAVHMGKGRNGLELIVEDDGPGIPDEKIEKILQRGVRGDERVQGHGIGLSIVQDIIKAYQGTLHVDRSEELGGARFSVRIPPG; this comes from the coding sequence ATGGATACCGCTTCACCGACCAAACGCCGGCCCCTGTCGCTGGCGGCACGCGCGGCGCTGGCCACCGGCTTCGCGCTGGCAGCCTTTCTTGGCCTGACCGGACTGGCCCAGAACAAGGCGAACTACGCGTCCGAGCTGTCGGCCATGCACGACCGGCTGCACAACTACGCGATCGCCTACATCACCGGCACCGATATCACCCGCGGCGGCAAGGTGACCACGCCCGACAGCCAGCCGAACCCCGATTTCTCACGGCCGGGCTCGGGGCTGTATGCCGTCATCGTCGGTAACGACAACTTCCGCTGGGAGTCGTCCTCGACGCTGGATCGCAACTTCAACTTCGACTTCGTGCGGATGCTCAAGCCGGGCGAAACCGCGTTCGAGCCCGTGGAAACGCGAAACGGCCGGCTGTATGTCTTCAGCTACGGCGTCTCGCTCGACAGCACGGAGAAGCGCAGCGTGCCGTTGACCTTCGCCGTCGCCCAGACAGAAGACCAGTTCGAGCGCCAGGTCGCCACCTACCGGCGTACGCAGTTCCTGTGGCTGGCCATGCTCGGCATGATGCTGATGCTGCTGCAGCTGTTCCTGCTGCGCTGGAGCCTGCTGCCGTTGCGACGCGTCTCCAGCGACCTTGCGCACATCGAGCGCGGTACGCGCGATCACCTGGATGGCCCGTATCCGGTCGAACTGACCGTGCTCACCCGCCGATTGAATGCCTTCATCGACAGCGAGCGCGAACAGCGCTCGCGTTACCGCGACACGCTGGCCGACCTCGCGCACAGCCTGAAAACGCCGCTGGCGGTGGTCCGCTCGCAGCTGGAAACCAACAGCGACGCACGGACTCTGCGCGGCGACATCCTCGACCAGGTTCGCAAGATGGACGAGATCGTCGCCTACCAGCTGTCGCGCGCGGCCACCTCGGGCCGGCGCACGATCGCCACCGAAGAGCCCATCGCGGGGCATGCGGAAGACCTGGTGCAAAGCCTCGAAAAGGTCTACGCGGCGAAGAACGTCCTGTGCGAATTCGAACTGGACGAGGGCGTCGCGTTCCCGGGCGAGCAGGGTGACTTGCTCGAGCTGATGGGCAACCTGGTCGAGAACGCCTTCAAGTGGGCGACCCATCGCGTGCTGCTCACCGTGCGTGCCGTACACATGGGCAAGGGTCGCAACGGGCTGGAGCTGATTGTCGAAGACGACGGCCCCGGCATCCCCGACGAGAAGATTGAAAAGATCCTGCAACGCGGCGTGCGCGGCGACGAACGCGTGCAAGGCCACGGCATCGGCCTGTCCATCGTGCAGGACATCATCAAGGCCTACCAGGGCACGCTACACGTCGACCGTTCCGAAGAACTCGGCGGCGCCCGCTTCAGCGTCCGCATCCCCCCAGGATAA
- a CDS encoding response regulator transcription factor — MRILLVEDEAPLRETLAARLKRDGFAVDAAQDGEEGLYLGREVPFDLAIIDLGLPKLSGMDLVKALREHGQRYPILILTARGSWQDKVEGLKHGADDYLVKPFHVEELLARINALVRRASGWSKPVLACGPIKLDTTAQTVTVEGRQVDLTSYEYKVLEYLMLHAGELVSKADLTEHIYQQDFDRDSNVLEVFIGRLRRKLDPESALKPIETVRGRGYRFAIPRNEADED, encoded by the coding sequence ATGCGAATCCTGCTCGTTGAGGATGAAGCCCCGCTGCGCGAGACCCTCGCTGCGCGGTTGAAGCGCGACGGTTTCGCCGTGGATGCCGCCCAGGATGGCGAAGAAGGCCTCTACCTTGGCCGGGAAGTGCCGTTCGACCTCGCCATCATCGACCTTGGCCTGCCCAAGCTGTCGGGCATGGACCTGGTGAAAGCCCTGCGCGAGCACGGCCAGCGCTACCCGATCCTGATCCTCACCGCCCGCGGTAGCTGGCAGGACAAGGTCGAAGGCCTCAAGCACGGCGCCGACGACTACCTGGTCAAGCCGTTCCACGTCGAGGAACTGCTGGCGCGCATCAATGCGCTGGTCCGCCGCGCCAGTGGCTGGTCCAAGCCGGTGCTCGCCTGCGGCCCGATCAAGCTCGACACCACCGCCCAGACGGTCACCGTGGAAGGCCGCCAGGTCGACCTCACCAGCTATGAGTACAAGGTGCTCGAGTACCTGATGCTCCACGCCGGCGAGCTCGTCTCCAAGGCCGACCTCACCGAACACATCTACCAGCAGGATTTCGACCGCGACTCCAACGTGCTCGAGGTGTTCATCGGGCGCCTGCGTCGCAAGCTCGACCCGGAAAGCGCGTTGAAGCCGATCGAAACCGTGCGCGGCCGCGGCTATCGTTTCGCCATCCCGCGCAACGAAGCGGACGAAGACTGA